The DNA segment caaacaaacaaacaactaaactggaagccatactaGATAggcagaggacctgatgcagacacATTCAGGCCCAGTGTGTGCTGCTTCAGTTTATATgaactttgctcatgttgatttagaggaccttgttttcttggtctcCTCCACCCTCTCTGGACCTTATCCTCTTACTGCCTCCACTTCCTTGGAGTTCCATGGCACATAAGGGGAATGATCaaatagagacatcccatttagggctgagtgttccaaggtctctgatTCTATGCATAATGCTGACTGTGGGCCTCTGTATTGTTCTTATCTACAGcaggaagaaacttctctgatgagagctgaGCAAAGtaatgatctatgagtataacagaaggtcattaggagttattttattgccacatggattttttttgttgctgttgtcatttttttagaccagtattatttggttttaccctagatccCTGTACTAcctggtctcaggttcttgattACTCAAGCAGTGACAGGTATgagtttcatctcatggagtggaccttaagtcaaatcagatattggtggGTTACTACCACAAGCTCTGTACCACTCATTGATTTTATTAGGaccaccttcatatatgtatatattttaggaattttcTACTGTATTACCTTTCCATACTGCTCCTCAactggcccttaattttagctgtattTAGCTTTGTATTCCCTTCCTGGtctcttctcctccccatttTACCCTCCAGTTCCTGTACCAACCCTCATCCATTCATAACTACCTATGCTATTTCCCTTTACTAGTGAGATCTATTGGCCCCAACTAATATCTTACTCTACACCTAACACTATGGATTGTAGTTTAGTTATCATTTACCTAATATCAATTATCCACATATAAacatgttgtgaaatattattttaagatgtgttatatttgtttacactgtgaacatttattttaatgatgcaaagatgtgttgcattcttctatgttacatttatttaaccCTGTGAAGCAGTgctactttgcctatctaaaatacctgctagtctaataaagagctgaatggccaatagcaaggcaagagaaaaaaTAGGTGgagctgtcaggcagagagaataagtagaaggagaaatctggaaggcagagagatcaaggagggagaaaagaagaggccagccacagaataaaagtaagattatagaagtaagaaaataaaaaagcccagaggcaaaaagtagatgagagaatttaagttaagaaaagctggcaagacacaagccaagctaaggccagacattcaaaAGTGAGAATAAGattatgtgtgatttatttgagagcttgTTAATGGGCCCCCCAAaaagcaaaagagtaaaaacaaaaaacaactacattAGCAAATAcatatgatatttgtctttctgggttacctcacttggaatgatttttttctagttctatctatttatattcaaatttcatttatttttaatagctgagtaataatactccattgtgtaaatgtaccacagtttgtttatccattcttatGTTTAAGGACATCTGGGTTgctttcagtttctggctattacaaatagaccagcaatgaacatgattgagcaaatgtctctgtggcAGGATCTTtcaggtatatgcccaagagtggtatagctggatactaaggtagactgattcccatcttcctcaggaactgccacactgatttcaatagtgtctgtacaagtttacactcccaccagcaatagatgTGTATTCCCCTTATATTCTCACGAACATAAGCTACCATGTGTTATATTGTCTTCCATTCTGATGGGTGccagataaaaatctcaaaatattttgctTTGCATTTATCAGTggataagaatgttgaacatttctttaaatgtttttcagtcatttaagtttcctcttttgaaaattctgtttagatctgtatactattttaattgggttttctaaattatttataactagttttattgagttctttatacattttagatgTTAGTCCACTATCAGATGTGGAGATGgtaaaaatctcttcccattctgtatgctgctgctttgtccaaattATTTGACCTTTGCCAtgcagcttctcagtttcataagATAACATTTATTGTTGATCTTACCCATGTTAACAATGTTCTGTTCATAACATCTTTTCCTATGTCAATGAGCtcaagactattccccactttctcttctatcaagttcaatgtatctggttttatgatgaggtctttggtccatttggatttgagttttataTAGGGTGATAAATGTGGATCTGTTTGGATTATTCTTTTTAAGGCCACCCacccagtttgaccagcatcatttgttgaagatagtgtcctttttccagtgtgtatttctggcttcattataaaaaaatcaggtatcgataggtgtgtggatttatgtcctGTTCTTCAATCCAATtccatttgtctgtttttgagacaatacatgctatttttattactataactctgtagtagaACTTCAAATTGGAGATGGCCATACctcccacatttctttttttattcaggaatgttttaactatcctggattttttgtgtttccatatgaagctgaaatttTTCTCAACCTCtttaaagaattgtgttgtaatTATGTTGggaattttattaaatatgtatattgcTTTTAGTAAATTGACTATTTTTACTAAAGTAACCctatcaatccatgagcatgggagatctctccatcttttaatttcttctttactgtcttgaaatgtgtgtgtgtgtatgtgtgtgtgtgtgtgtgcgtgtgtgtgtttgtgtgaagacACAACTTTTTATCTTAACTGGGACATTAACTCTCCTCTGAAAATTGCTCAACAtttatcagtgttttttttttttttttttttttttttttttttagtggtagccaatatgaaatttttattacataattttttaatttgttcttagGGAATTTCACATCAAGCGCtccaatcccacccatctcccagaACCTTCTTCATTGTAGTGTTTCCCCCTAccaaggaaaacttaaaaagaaatttttaaaaatacaaataagaatattaattaaaacacaaacaaataaacaaaaataagacaaaaaaccaaacactgaaaaaaaaaaaagtaagcacttcactttctatcttttctgcctcttcattgcctcttcattcatcttagtggcactgggagctgtgaTACATCATGCAGTATATTCTTTTGACCAaatagctttacttgcaaatgcttATGATGTAGTATGTTGTTCAAGGCCTCTAGCTTCTGGTGCACCATCAATGCTAGACCCTTATGGAATCTCCTTTCAGATGTGTGATGatactttgtttttgctttaacaaataaatcttgcttggagatcagagtggGAAACTAGCTACTAGATGACAGGCAGTGATGggacaaacctttaatcccagaatttaggaggagTACAGCCAAAAATTTCTCAACTCCTGCCCAGCCCtttggtcaggacaaatctctccctccTGAGGCTTTTCAGAcccagtaaacacacaaaggcttgtatcacttacaaactgtatggcctatgggtcagttTATATTAGccagctctttcaacttaattcaaccaattcatatttaatgtatatgttgccacatggccatggcattaccaggcTGGGTTCCTTTagcagtgggctggcatctcccctgactctggccttctctctgtatttctgcTTGAATTTTTGACCTAGTGGTAAGCTTTTTTGCCATagaccaaaacagctttatttgtcatcCAAtgagagccacacatattcacagcatacagaaatacttaccacagcagaggaggaaacaggaagttatatggctgggcagagagaggaagtaataaGGCAAGAAGCTTGGCCCTTTAAGTCTAAGAAGTCATATCAATAAGAACTATCTAGTggttggctgctctgcttctctgatctttcagcctttacCCAGATATCtgtctccaggtttttattattaagaccaattagaattcaaaCTACATCCAGAGTCCAACTTTGGGTcataaattcatgaaaaagtCATTTGTCTGTGGCTTTGCAAGCCTCCAGCACAGGCCAGAGCTATATGCGGCTGGAATCACTAATCTGCCTGCCTTTTCAGACACCTGGCTCTCTCTTCTGTTGGATTTTTCACTTTCCCTGGAaccccctcctcaggctgctacTATACTAGAAACCTGCTtaggcttctactgttctacagaGAAACAATCAGACTCACATCTGAATTGTCATTGTTGGaggatttggtgagacaattgggaattcttaaacggaggaattagttaaaagagagggctttttcccacattaaaaaaaaatgggagagaCTATTACAATGGAGGCAGTTAAATCTCTGTATGATTTGAAAATAGAACAATTAGCTGGGTGCGAGCGGTAGTGGTGGTGGCTGCCCAGCGTTTCTCTGAGAGACAGAATGGACAGCAAATTATGGATGAACCTATGGGAGAGGAGGAGATTAATCCACAAACTGAAGAAGGCAATATCGAAGAAATTGCAATCACACATCATGTGAAGGAAGGACATGAAAAGGCAGATCCTTCCCAGTTTGAACTTTTGAAAGTATTAGGGCAGGGATCATTTGGAAAGgttttcttagttaaaaaaaaaaaaaatctcaggctcTGATGCTAGACAGCTTTATGCCATGAAGGTATTAAAGAAGGCCACACTGAAAGTTCAAGACAGTGTTTGGACAAAAATGGAGCGTGATATCTTGGTAGAAGTCAATCATCCTTTCATTGCCAAATTGCATTATGCTTTTCAAACTGAAGGGAAGTTGTATCTTATTTTGGATTTTCTCAGGGGAGGAGATTTGTTTACACGCTTATCCAAAGAGGTGATGTTCacagaagaggatgtcaaatTCTACTTGGCTAAACTTGCACTTGCTTTAGGCCATCTGCATACCCTGGGAATAATCTATAGAGACTTAAAACCAGAAAACATACTTCTTGATGAAGAAGGTCACATCAAGTTAACTGATTTTGGCCTAAATAAGGAATCTATTGACCATGAGAAGAAGGCTTATTCTTTTTGTGGAACTGTGGAATACATGGCTCCAGAAGTAGTTAATTGTAGAGGTCATACTCAGAGTGCTGACTGGTGGTCTTTCAGGGTGTTGATGTTTGAAATGCTCATTGGTACACTACCTTTCCAAGGAAAAGATCATAAAGAAACAATGACTATGATTCTTAAAGCCAAGCTTGGGATGCCACAGTTTCTGAGTCCTGAAGCCCAGAGTCTTTTACGAATGCTTTTCAAATGGAATCCTGCAAACAGATTAGGTGCTGGACCAGATGGAGTTGAAGAAATTAAAAGACACTCATTTTTCTCAGCAATAGACTGGCATAAACTTTATAGAAGAGAAATTCACCTACCTTTTAAGCCTGCAACTGGCAGGCCtgaagatacattttattttgatcctGAGTTTACTTCAAAAACTCCCAAAGATTCACCTGGCATTCCACCTAGTGCTAATACACACCAGCTTTTTGGGGGGTTTAGTTTTGTTGCTATTACCTCAGATGATGAAAGCCAAGCTATGCAGACAGTTGGTATGCTTTTAATTGTTCAGCAATTACACGGGAACAGTATTCAATTTACTGATGGATATGAAGTAAAAGAGGATATTGGCATTGGCTCATACTCCGTTTGTAAGAGATGTATACATAAAGCCACAAACATGGAGTTTGCGGTGAAGATTATTGAT comes from the Onychomys torridus chromosome 19, mOncTor1.1, whole genome shotgun sequence genome and includes:
- the LOC118570648 gene encoding LOW QUALITY PROTEIN: ribosomal protein S6 kinase alpha-3-like (The sequence of the model RefSeq protein was modified relative to this genomic sequence to represent the inferred CDS: inserted 2 bases in 1 codon; deleted 1 base in 1 codon; substituted 1 base at 1 genomic stop codon), with translation MDEPMGEEEINPQTEEGNIEEIAITHHVKEGHEKADPSQFELLKVLGQGSFGKVFLVKKKKISGSDARQLYAMKVLKKATLKVQDSVWTKMERDILVEVNHPFIAKLHYAFQTEGKLYLILDFLRGGDLFTRLSKEVMFTEEDVKFYLAKLALALGHLHTLGIIYRDLKPENILLDEEGHIKLTDFGLNKESIDHEKKAYSFCGTVEYMAPEVVNCRGHTQSADWWSFRVLMFEMLIGTLPFQGKDHKETMTMILKAKLGMPQFLSPEAQSLLRMLFKWNPANRLGAGPDGVEEIKRHSFFSAIDWHKLYRREIHLPFKPATGRPEDTFYFDPEFTSKTPKDSPGIPPSANTHQLFGGFSFVAITSDDESQAMQTVGMLLIVQQLHGNSIQFTDGYEVKEDIGIGSYSVCKRCIHKATNMEFAVKIIDKSKRDATEEIEILLRYGQHPNTITLKDVYDDGKYVYVVTELIKGGKLLDKILRQKFFSEXEASAVLFTITKTVEYLHAQGVVHRDLKPSNILYVDESGNPESIRICDFGFAKQLRAENGLLMTPCYTANFVAPEVLKQQGYDAACDIWSLGVLLYTMLTGYTPFANGPDDTPEEILARIGIGKFSLSGGYWNSVSDTAKDLVXPHQRLTAALVLRHPWIVHWDQLPQYQLNRQDALHLVNGATAATYSALNHNQSPVLEPVGRSTLAQRRGIKKITSAAP